From the Manihot esculenta cultivar AM560-2 chromosome 3, M.esculenta_v8, whole genome shotgun sequence genome, one window contains:
- the LOC110610494 gene encoding tau-tubulin kinase 1 has protein sequence MASICLSICSTSKPLVVPPTSSAAIASSSSSSPSCNGCRCSFPFSTPMFGPGRLIYSTASINSNRSRRQKQVVCMAPEEEKLTRRNPLDFPIEWERPKPGRRPDIFPQFSPMKTPIPPPLPYDPSEEDEEEDEEKKKEEEEEDPEKEEEPDKPDNH, from the exons ATGGCGTCGATTTGCCTCTCAATATGCTCGACCTCGAAACCCTTAGTGGTGCCTCCTACATCTTCAGCCGCCATTgcatcatcttcttcctcttcaCCGAGCTGCAATGGTTGCCGCTGTTCTTTCCCTTTCTCCACGCCAATGTTTGGTCCTGGACGTTTGATTTATTCTACAGCTAGTATTAATTCAAATCGAAGCCGGCGACAAAAGCAAGTGGTTTGTATGGCTCCTGAAGAAGAAAAATTGACTCGCCGAAATCCTCTCGATTTTCCTATC GAGTGGGAAAGGCCCAAGCCTGGCCGCAGGCCTGACATATTTCCCCAGTTTAGTCCTATGAAAACACCAATACCACCCCCATTGCCATATGATCCTtctgaagaagatgaagaagaggacgaagagaaaaagaaagaggaagaagaggaagatcctgaaaaggaagaagaaccAGATAAGCCCGATAACCATTAG
- the LOC110611789 gene encoding kinesin-like protein KIN-13B, with protein MNVAGRQMSRSSSTAHHHRQYSDNFLDSGRWLQSASQDFGYGSRMNRSMLSMDPSTPPVCSRSSSMRKNADDYVSPSELSPGLLDLHSFDTELLSEVSIPSLYEGSLHNQPARGKSFDDSEPYLAASRLTSRVRNLPENNLLKSFSGDKERSNNVAKIKVVVRKRPLNKKEMSKKEEDIITIEPNSNALTVHETKLKVDLTEYVEKHEFVFDAVLNEGVSNDEVYSETVEPIVPLIFHRTKATCFAYGQTGSGKTYTMQPLPLKASQDILRLMRQTYRNQGFYLFVSFFEIYGGKLFDLLNERKKLCMREDGKQQVCIVGLQEYRVSDVEAIREFIEKGNATRSTGTTGANEESSRSHAILQLAIKRSIDGSESKPARLVGKLSFIDLAGSERGADTTDNDKQTRMEGAEINKSLLALKECIRALDSDQGHIPFRGSKLTEVLRDSFVGDSRTVMISCISPSSGSCEHTLNTLRYADRVKSLSKGNNSKRDPLSSSNLRDSTALPLTSSLPNEASFDDNITDVPNEKNTFAWAKPTEREKSPPFNLDHIPSGRAEGHAAASVYSDYYKCQIGGQKAIAEDDFDYTKEAFELEKTSWMNNNKVESYDIPALEDKQRNDATMKRRDVPHFMTNNSNADDNHLNALLKEEEDLVSAHRKQVEETIDIVREEMNLLVEADQPGNQLDDYISKLNAILAQKAAGILQLQTRLAQFQRHLNEHSVLVSSYGN; from the exons ATGAATGTGGCAGGGAGACAAATGTCGAGATCCAGCTCGACGGCGCACCACCACCGGCAGTATTCCGATAACTTCCTCGACAGTGGCAGATGGCTTCAATCGGCTTCGCAG GACTTCGGATATGGCTCGAGGATGAACCGAAGCATGCTGTCGATGGACCCGTCGACGCCACCGGTTTGTTCGCGGTCGTCAAGTATGAGGAAGAATGCCGATGATTACGTGTCGCCGAGTGAGCTCAGCCCTGGCTTGCTCGATCTGCATTCTTTTGATACTGAGCTGTTGTCCGAG GTGTCAATTCCCAGCCTATACGAGGGATCTTTGCATAATCAACCTGCTCGGGGTAAAAGTTTTGATGATTCCGAACCTTATCTTGCAGCCAGCAGACTGACTAGCAGAGTCCGAAATTTGCCAGAGAATAACCTTCTTAAGAGTTTCTCAGGGGACAAAGAAAGATCCAACAATGTTGCAAAGATCAAAGTTGTG gtaCGCAAGAGACCATTAAACAAGAAGGAAATGTCAAAGAAAGAGGAAGATATCATTACTATAGAGCCAAATTCCAATGCACTCACGGTTCATGAAACCAAACTTAAA GTGGACCTAACAGAATAtgtggagaaacatgaatttgTTTTTGATGCTGTGCTGAATGAAGGTGTTTCAAATGATGAG GTATACTCTGAGACTGTGGAGCCTATAGTTCCTCTAATTTTCCATAGAACAAAAGCAACCTGCTTTGCATATGGGCAAACAG GGAGTGGAAAGACTTATACCATGCAACCGTTGCCCCTAAAAGCATCCCAAGATATATTAAGACTAATGCGCCAAACATACAGGAACCAgggattttatttgtttgtcAGTTTTTTTGAGATATATGGAGGGAAGCTTTTTGATCTCCTCAATGAGCGGAA AAAGCTTTGTATGAGGGAGGATGGGAAACAACAAGTGTGCATCGTGGGTTTGCAGGAATACAGAGTATCAGATGTTGAGGCCATTAGGGAGTTCATTGAGAAAGGAAATGCAACTAGAAGCACTGGTACAACTGGTGCAAATGAGGAATCCTCTCGATCACATGCTATACTTCAGCTTGCCATCAAGAGATCAATTGATGGTTCTGAATCAAAGCCTGCCCGACTTGTAGGAAAGTTGTCTTTCATAGATCTGGCTGGGAGTGAGCGCGGTGCAGATACTACAGATAATGACAAACAAACAAG AATGGAAGGCGCTGAAATTAACAAGAGCTTACTGGCTTTGAAAGAGTGCATTAGAGCTCTTGACAGTGACCAGGGTCACATTCCCTTTAGAGGGAGTAAGTTGACTGAAGTTCTTAGAGACTCATTTGTTGGTGACTCGCGCACTGTTATGATATCATGTATTTCACCAAGCTCAGGATCGTGTGAACACACTCTAAATACGCTAAGATATGCTGATAG GGTGAAGAGTCTTTCAAAAGGGAACAACTCCAAACGGGATCCGCTGTCTTCTTCAAACCTTAGAGACTCAACTGCACTGCCTTTGACCTCATCTTTGCCTAATGAAGCAAGCTTTGATGATAACATAACTGATGTTCCCAATGAAAAGAACACGTTTGCATGGGCTAAACCAACTGAGAGAGAAAAATCTCCACCTTTTAATTTGGATCACATTCCAAGTGGCAGGGCAGAGGGACATGCAGCTGCATCTGTTTATTCAGATTATTACAAATGTCAGATAGGTGGTCAAAAGGCCATTGCTGAGGATGATTTTGATTACACAAAAGAAGCTTTTGAACTAGAAAAAACATCTTGGATGAACAATAATAAAGTGGAAAGCTATGATATTCCAGCTTTGGAGGATAAGCAAAGAAATGATGCTACAATGAAGAGGAGAGACGTCCCACACTTCATGACAAACAATTCTAATGCAGATGATAatcatctgaatgccctgttgAAG GAAGAAGAAGATCTTGTATCTGCCCATCGTAAGCAAGTTGAGGAGACAATAGACATTGTTAGGGAG GAAATGAACTTGCTGGTTGAAGCTGATCAACCAGGTAATCAGCTGGATGATTATATCTCTAAGTTAAATGCGATTCTTGCACAGAAAGCTGCTGGAATTCTACAACTTCAGACTCGTCTAGCTCAATTTCAGAGGCATCTGAATGAGCATAGTGTTTTGGTATCTTCATATGGTAATTGA
- the LOC110612387 gene encoding BURP domain-containing protein 3 encodes MEFHFGMVLFLTSIHLAISGVPPAEVYWQSTLPTTPMPKALRELLPNKRPIITSFKDNAVSVEVGGIVIDVDHGVSVDLRPPFMTDTSPFLYDYGASKDEFRTNRHAAFFFLDKDLHPGTKINLYFTRRTTKVKFLPRQVADMMPFSSNKFSEILHTFSIKRNSTKAEIMRKTIKECEKPALQGEHKYCATSLEAMVDFSASKLGKNIQVLVTEIDKDSTQPQQFVITEGVKKVGSKIVACHVQDYVYPIFYCHATHTAKAYMVPLVGTNDTNVKAVAVCHTDTSKWNPRHLAFQVLKVKPGAVPICHFLPTDHFVWVAN; translated from the exons ATGGAGTTTCATTTTGGCATGGTTCTTTTCCTCACCTCA ATTCATCTAGCTATTAGTGGCGTTCCACCGGCGGAGGTCTACTGGCAATCTACGTTGCCTACCACCCCGATGCCTAAAGCTCTTCGCGAGCTTCTGCC GAACAAACGTCCCATCATCACGAGTTTCAAAGATAATGCTGTCAGTGTAGAAGTCGGCGGCATAGTCATAGATGTGGATCATGGAGTATCTGTGGATCTCAGGCCACCATTTATGACGGATACAAGTCCATTCTTGTATGATTATGGTGCATCTAAGGATGAATTCAGAACCAATCGACATGCAGCGTTCTTCTTCTTGGACAAAGACCTGCATCCTGGCACAAAAATCAACCTCTATTTTACCAGAAGAACAACTAAGGTGAAGTTCTTACCTCGCCAAGTTGCCGACATGATGCCATTCTCCTCAAACAAGTTCTCAGAAATCTTGCACACATTTTCTATCAAGCGTAATTCAACAAAAGCTGAGATAATGAGGAAGACTATAAAAGAGTGTGAGAAGCCAGCATTACAGGGTGAGCACAAGTACTGTGCGACATCATTGGAAGCAATGGTAGATTTTAGCGCTTCAAAGCTTGGAAAGAACATTCAAGTTTTGGTAACAGAGATTGACAAAGACAGCACACAGCCGCAGCAATTTGTGATCACCGAAGGAGTGAAGAAGGTGGGAAGCAAGATAGTGGCGTGTCATGTCCAAGACTATGTTTACCCTATATTCTACTGCCATGCAACGCATACTGCCAAGGCTTACATGGTTCCATTGGTTGGAACTAATGACACCAATGTCAAGGCTGTTGCTGTTTGCCATACTGATACATCAAAATGGAATCCAAGGCACTTGGCTTTCCAAGTTCTTAAGGTTAAGCCAGGGGCTGTTCCTATTTGTCACTTCCTGCCAACAGATCACTTCGTCTGGGTAGCTAATTAG
- the LOC110612253 gene encoding indole-3-pyruvate monooxygenase YUCCA2: MDYLREVEGKRVHDHVSNKVAMSPSRCIWVHGPVIVGAGPSGLATAACLKQKGVPSLILERANCIASLWKLKTYDRLHLHLPKHFCELPFMPFPSSFPTYPTKQQFVAYLDAYTSHFGLEPVFNNTVVSAEFDPRCGFWRIKTLGLKQEESEYVCQWLIVATGENADEVVPDIEGMNQFEGPIFHTSSYKTGELFCGKKVLVVGCGNSGMEVSLDLFNYNASPSIVVRDSVHVLPHEMFGRSTFGLSMWLLKWFPVRLVDQFLLLVSRFMLGDTSQYGLRRPKLGPIQLKNATGKTPVLDMGTLAKIRSGHIKVFPGIQRMMHDHVEFVDGRKENFDAIILATGYKSNVPSWLKSNEMFSEKDGVPHKSFPNGWKGGNGIYAAGFTKRGLLGASIDARTIAQDIEPRWKAEATSFMAFAPASLQQSYMS; this comes from the exons ATGGATTACTTGAGAGAAGTGGAAGGCAAAAGGGTACATGACCATGTCAGCAACAAGGTGGCTATGTCGCCCAGCCGGTGCATATGGGTGCATGGACCAGTCATAGTTGGTGCTGGACCTTCAGGCCTTGCCACAGCTGCTTGCCTGAAACAAAAAGGGGTTCCAAGCTTGATTCTTGAGAGGGCTAATTGCATAGCTTCGTTGTGGAAGCTTAAGACCTACGATCGTCTCCATCTCCATCTTCCAAAGCATTTCTGCGAGCTCCCTTTCATGCCATTTCCATCCAGTTTCCCTACCTACCCGACGAAACAACAGTTTGTGGCCTACTTGGATGCTTACACGAGCCATTTTGGTTTAGAACCAGTCTTCAATAACACAGTGGTGAGTGCAGAATTCGATCCTCGATGTGGGTTTTGGAGGATCAAGACCTTGGGGCTGAAGCAGGAGGAATCTGAATATGTATGCCAATGGCTAATTGTTGCCACTGGTGAAAACGCTGATGAGGTTGTGCCAGATATTGAAGGAATGAATCAATTCGAGGGTCCTATTTTTCATACCAGCTCGTACAAGACTGGGGAGTTGTTTTGTGGGAAGAAAGTTTTGGTGGTTGGATGTGGGAATTCAGGCATGGAAGTCTCTTTAGATCTTTTCAACTATAATGCTAGTCCATCCATCGTGGTCAGAGATTCG GTGCACGTTTTGCCACACGAGATGTTTGGAAGATCAACTTTTGGACTGTCCATGTGGCTGCTCAAATGGTTTCCCGTGCGCCTTGTTGATCAATTTTTATTGCTAGTCTCCCGTTTCATGCTTGGTGATACTTCTCAATATGGCCTTCGTCGTCCTAAACTTGGCCCTATCCAGCTCAAAAATGCCACGGGAAAAACTCCTGTTCTGGATATGGGCACTCTTGCTAAGATCAGAAGTGGCCATATCAAG GTTTTCCCGGGAATACAGAGAATGATGCATGATCACGTAGAGTTTGTTGATGGAAGAAAGGAAAATTTTGATGCTATCATCCTCGCCACTGGTTACAAAAGCAACGTACCTTCCTGGTTGaag AGCAACGAGATGTTTTCAGAGAAAGATGGGGTGCCCCACAAGTCATTCCCAAATGGATGGAAAGGTGGAAATGGGATATATGCAGCTGGCTTTACAAAGCGTGGCCTGCTTGGCGCGTCTATTGATGCAAGAACAATTGCACAAGACATTGAGCCTCGCTGGAAAGCTGAGGCCACAAGTTTCATGGCTTTTGCTCCTGCATCACTGCAACAATCATATATGAGTTGA